The following coding sequences lie in one Phragmites australis chromosome 8, lpPhrAust1.1, whole genome shotgun sequence genomic window:
- the LOC133926655 gene encoding uncharacterized protein LOC133926655 — MPNLHVCPSRTFVSGEMFLPKLPTPPRPWHSCLLEAPRLRPPPRILARPLRRRRHFLAPSAAASSGSHSEDSPLPPAKPSSSKKAPDEIGSQKSVPPGMRGSAIPDPEEEPRPPRWSAWRTAHAVWRKVASWMPRKARSIVLLNLVTFIFASNISVVKEAETLLDPDLFNMLRFTISAVPFAPLLLKSLRDMQIFIRGLELGIWVSLAYLAQAIGLVTADAGRSSFISALTVIIVPFLDGLLGAEVPAYTWFGAFLSLVGVALLELSGSPPCVGDLLNLVSACSFAIHMLRTEHISRNMKKENFLILVGCEVFVVALISAALYIFKCFTQNVQHWNFKAWPPTELFGMVMSFPWPAILYTGIFSTSFCLWAEVVAMRDVSATETAIIYGLEPVWGAAFAWVMLGERWGATGFVGAIFIIAGSLMVQILGSIPDVSRGIVTR, encoded by the exons ATGCCGAACCTACACGTTTGTCCTTCTAGAACCTTCGTCTCCGGCGAGATGTTCCTTCCGAAGCTTCCAACCCCTCCCCGCCCATGGCACTCTTGCCTCCTAGAAGCCCCTCGCCTTCGCCCTCCGCCCCGTATCCTCGCGAGGCCCTTGCGAAGACGACGGCACTTCCTAGCGCCATCCGCCGCCGCGTCTTCCGGCTCTCACTCCGAGGATTCTCCACTTCCTCCCGCGAAGCCATCCTCATCGAAGAAGGCACCGGATGAGATCGGGAGTCAGAAGTCGGTGCCGCCCGGGATGCGCGGGTCCGCCATCCCCGaccccgaggaggagccgcggCCACCACGGTGGTCGGCGTGGCGGACGGCGCACGCTGTGTGGCGAAAGGTGGCTTCTTGGATGCCCAGGAAGGCCAGGAGCATCGTCCTGCTGAATCTTGTCACCTTCATCTTCG CAAGCAACATTTCGGTTGTGAAAGAGGCGGAGACTCTGTTGGATCCCGACCTTTTCAATATGTTGAGGTTCACTATATCGGCCGTTCCTTTTGCACCATTGTTGCTAAAATCCCTGAGAGACATGCAAATCTTTATTAGAGGACTAGAATTGGGCATTTGGGTAAGCTTGGCCTATCTGGCTCAGGCTATTGGGTTAGTTACAGCTGATGCTGGCCGTTCATCTTTTATTTCTGCTCTCACT GTGATCATTGTCCCTTTCTTGGATGGCCTTCTTGGAGCAGAAGTACCTGCCTATACATGGTTTGGAGCATTTTTATCGCTTGTTGGTGTTGCTCTGCTAGAGTTAAGTGGTTCTCCGCCATGT GTTGGTGATCTTCTAAACCTCGTCAGCGCCTGTTCTTTTGCGATTCATATGCTCAGAACCGAGCATATTTCCAGAAATATGAAGAAAGAGAATTTCTTAATTCTTGTTGGATGTGAG GTGTTTGTTGTAGCTCTCATATCAGCAGCCTTGTACATTTTTAAATGCTTCACCCAGAATGTGCAACACTGGAATTTTAAAGCATGGCCACCAACGGAGTTATTTGGTATGGTGATGTCATTTCCTTGGCCAGCAATCCTATACACAGGCATATTCTCAACTTCCTTTTGTTTGTGGGCAGAG gtggttgctatgcgtgatgtATCAGCTACAGAAACTGCAATAATTTATGGTTTGGAACCAGTATGGGGTGCTGCCTTTGCATGGGTAATGCTCGGTGAGAGATGGGGCGCTACAGGATTTGTTGGAGCTATCTTCATCATAG CTGGTAGCTTGATGGTTCAGATACTGGGATCAATCCCAGATGTATCTAGAGGGATAGTTACCAGATGA
- the LOC133927604 gene encoding uncharacterized protein LOC133927604 translates to MAVQRLKLKAGIEPFHGITPNSSTIPLDQIELLVTFSMLDNFNTEKLNFDVANFKTAYNVILNRPMLGKFMVVVHYTYQTLKILDPKGIINVRGDQRATMRYDKQSLDIVEHLSRVATTFKGVDPNHQKHQATIEIKDSKLFNDAAKGETSSDADNKRVDGGIKAILFDLSEPAKTVKIGANLDPK, encoded by the exons ATGGCGGTTCAGAGGTTGAAGCTTAAGGCGGGAATagagcctttccatggcataactcccaactcatcgaccatccCCTTGGACCAGATCGAGTTGCTGGTTACATTTAGCATGCTCGATAACTTTAATACAGAGAAGCTTAACTTTGATGTCGCGAACTTCAAGACGGCGTACAACGTAATCTTGAACCGTCCAATGCTAGGTAAGTTTATGGTAGTGGTGCACTATACGTACCAGACGCTCAAGATTTTGGATCCCAAAGGGATCATAAATGTTAGGGGAGATCAACGTGCAACAATGAGATACGACAAGCAGAGCCTAGACATAGTTGAACACCTCAGTCGAGTGGCAACCACTTTTAAGGGCGTGGATCCCAACCATCAAAAGCATCAAGCCACCATTGAGATCAAGGACTCTAAGCTT TTCAACGATGCCGCCAAGGGTGAGACCAGCAGCGACGCTGACAATAAAAGGGTTGATGGTGGCATCAAGGCAATACTCTTCGACCTGTCTGAACCAGCCAAGACGGTTAAGATTGGGGCTAACCtcgaccctaaatag
- the LOC133926656 gene encoding uncharacterized protein LOC133926656 produces the protein MGAKAAAGEGGCLPALLAVALLLNSFFASANAASSYPATIASRLVSTTASALAKQLWSLKSAATKTAVAAAGRSMVRYEGGYVVETVFDGSKLGIEPHAVEVTPGGELLVLDSINSNIYRVQLPLSRYSRPKLLAGSPEGFSGHVDGKLRETRMNHPKGFTVDDRGNIYVADAMNMAIRKISDTGVTTIAGGKSIRGHIDGPSDDAKFSTDFEVRYISSSCSLLVIDRGNQAIREIPLHNDDCAYQDEAVFPLGVALLCAAGFFGYMLALLQRWFLGMASTTDEPQTPPRPSIAVIPPYQKPLNPYVRPPLTPREDEAGKQETKEGLFTSVGKLIGGAKSSVAEILGSPFSKKCLSSQYHHQQRRANPWPVQESYAIPHDETPPTLDTRGPTPQKNYAFMTKEPEKIHHIRHGQPYFNHWEGHIPQQQPEQQMYHYQQHLQQHRQHSAGPQTFYEQSCEATNEIVFGAVQEVDSKRRMVEIKAVNYGDTFYEQYGMRYRNNYIGYSSSNNNY, from the exons ATGGGGGCCAAGGCagcggccggggaaggagggtgCCTGCCGGCGCTTCTGGCCGTCGCGCTCCTGCTCAACTCTTTCTTCGCCTCCGCGAACGCCGCGTCCTCGTACCCTGCAA CCATTGCGAGCAGGTTGGTGTCCACCACGGCGTCGGCGCTGGCGAAGCAGCTGTGGTCGCTCAAATCGGCCGCCACCAAGACGG cggtggcggcggcggggaggtcCATGGTGCGGTACGAGGGCGGGTACGTGGTGGAGACGGTGTTCGACGGCAGCAAGCTGGGGATCGAGCCGCACGCCGTGGAGGTCACCCCCGGCGGCGAGCTGCTCGTGCTCGACTCCATCAACAGCAACATCTACAGGGTCCAGCTGCCGCTGTCCCGAT ATAGCAGGCCAAAGCTTCTTGCTGGTTCACCAGAAGGTTTTTCCGGTCATGTCGATGGGAAGCTGCGAGAAACAAGGATGAACCATCCTAAGGGATTCACTGTGGATGATAGGGGCAACATTTATGTTGCAGATGCTATGAACATGGCAATAAGAAAGATCAGTGATACAG GGGTTACGACCATTGCTGGGGGAAAATCAATTAGAGGGCACATAGATGGGCCCAGTGATGATGCAAAATTCTCAACTGATTTTGAAGTCCGGTACATCAGCAGTAGCTGCTCCCTCTTGGTCATTGATAGAGGAAACCAAGCAATTCGGGAGATTCCACTCCACAACGATGACTGTGCGTATCAGGACGAAGCTGTTTTCCCTCTAG GAGTTGCATTGCTTTGCGCTGCTGGTTTCTTTGGTTATATGCTTGCATTGCTCCAACGCTGGTTTTTAGGGATGGCATCAACAACAGAT GAACCTCAAACTCCTCCAAGACCCAGCATTGCAGTTATCCCTCCATATCAGAAGCCTTTAAACCCTTATGTTCGTCCCCCACTAACCCCGAGGGAAGATGAAGCTGGGAAACAGGAAACTAAAGAGGGGTTGTTCACCTCAGTCGGGAAACTCATTGGAGGTGCAAAATCATCTGTGGCAGAGATACTTGGTTCGCCCTTTTCCAAGAAGTGCCTGAGCAGCCAGTACCATCACCAGCAGCGAAGAGCTAACCCTTGGCCAGTGCAAGAAAGCTATGCCATCCCGCATGATGAAACGCCTCCAACTTTGGACACAAGAGGACCAACCCCTCAGAAGAATTATGCCTTCATGACAAAGGAGCCTGAAAAGATCCACCACATACGCCATGGGCAGCCTTATTTCAACCATTGGGAGGGACACATCCCTCAGCAACAGCCGGAGCAGCAAATGTATCACTACCAGCAGCACCTTCAGCAGCACAGGCAGCACTCTGCAGGCCCGCAAACTTTCTATGAGCAGAGCTGCGAGGCGACAAACGAGATAGTCTTTGGCGCTGTCCAGGAAGTGGACAGCAAGCGGCGCATGGTGGAGATCAAGGCTGTGAACTACGGAGACACTTTCTACGAGCAGTACGGTATGAGGTACCGCAACAATTACATCGgctacagcagcagcaacaacaactaTTGA
- the LOC133926653 gene encoding aspartyl protease APCB1-like — MSASPEKTGPQTAEGKRQPRLHGVVAIRLPGNHDGWPASPMDEAAVAFLDRAGAADVGDSGTREEELREVFSLWRAAGVVLALAALALAGRLCLYADEGSAWRFLVAGEEEQGDRASFLLPLYPKARGGGGVRAGASGRAAQNWTASVLPITGNVFQNGQYYTTISIGNPPRPYFLDVDTGSDWTWIQCDAPCRSCAKGAHPLYRPARGNIIPSSDSFCQEFPGNLKPGGTGSPNQCDYDLIYADGSSSLGVHARDNMQLITEDGERKNLDIVFGCGYDQQGNLLASLANTDGILGLSGVTKSLPAQLASKGIISNVFGHCMTTDPSGGGYLFLGDDYIPKWGMTWVPIPKRPDNIYSTEVQKVNYGDQHHSKRGLAGKLTRVIFDSGSEYTYFPREAYTNLIAVLKDVSPGFVQDDSDNILPFCMKADFPLRSVNEVKHLFKPLSLQFKNRLFIFPRTFTIHPENYLIINDKGNVCLGVLEGTDILGSAILLGDVSLRGKLFVYDNDESQIGWVQSDCTNPRKQSKIPLFLRRALRNQLL; from the exons ATGTCCGCGTCGCCGGAGAAGACGGGGCCACAAACGGCAGAGGGGAAGCGGCAGCCGCGGCTGCACGGCGTCGTCGCGATCCGGCTCCCGGGCAACCACGACGGGTGGCCCGCCTCCCCCATGGACGAGGCGGCGGTCGCGTTCTTGGACCGCGCGGGGGCGGCCGACGTCGGCGACTCGGGGACTAGGGAGGAGGAGCTACGGGAGGTGTTCTCGCTGTGGCGCGCGGCGGGGGTGGTGCTGGCGCTCGCGGCGCTTGCGCTGGCCGGGCGCCTCTGCCTGTACGCGGACGAGGGCTCGGCCTGGCGGTTCTtggtggcgggggaggaggagcagggcGACCGCGCGTCGTTCTTGCTGCCGCTGTACCCGaaggcgcgcggcggcggcggagtcaGGGCGGGGGCCAGCGGCCGCGCGGCGCAGAATTGGACGGCTTCCGTGCTCCCGATCACGGGCAATGTGTTCCAGAACGG GCAGTACTACACTACGATATCGATTGGCAATCCTCCAAGGCCTTATTTTCTTGATGTGGATACTGGGAGCGACTGGACATGGATCCAGTGCGATGCACCGTGCAGAAGCTGTGCAAAG GGAGCTCATCCTTTATACAGGCCTGCACGAGGGAACATAATTCCTTCCAGTGATTCATTTTGTCAAGAATTTCCAGGAAACCTAAAACCCGGTGGCACAGGCTCTCCCAACCAGTGCGACTACGATCTCATATATGCCGATGGAAGCTCCTCTCTGGGCGTTCATGCAAGGGATAATATGCAACTCATCACCGAAGATGGTGAAAGGAAAAATCTTGACATTGTGTTTGG GTGTGGATATGATCAGCAAGGAAATCTTCTGGCCTCGCTAGCAAATACTGATGGAATCCTAGGCCTTAGCGGCGTGACAAAAAGCCTTCCTGCACAGCTGGCCAGCAAAGGGATTATTTCCAATGTTTTCGGTCACTGTATGACCACAGATCCCAGTGGTGGTGGTTATTTGTTTCTTGGTGATGATTACATTCCCAAATGGGGAATGACATGGGTTCCTATTCCAAAGCGTCCAGA TAATATATACAGTACAGAAGTCCAGAAAGTAAACTACGGAGATCAGCATCACAGTAAGCGAGGGCTGGCAGGGAAGTTGACTCGCGTGATCTTTGACAGCGGGAGCGAATATACGTATTTCCCACGCGAAGCATATACAAACCTGATTGCTGTG CTGAAAGATGTCTCCCCGGGATTTGTACAAGACGACTCAGATAATATACTGCCTTTCTGCATGAAAGCTGATTTTCCACTGAG GTCTGTGAATGAAGTGAAACATTTATTCAAGCCCTTGAGCCTGCAATTTAAGAATAGATTGttcatcttccccagaacctTCACCATTCATCCTGAGAACTACTTGATCATTAAT GATAAGGGCAATGTCTGCCTAGGGGTACTCGAAGGAACAGATATCTTAGGTTCAGCAATACTACTCGGAG ATGTTTCTCTTCGTGGAAAGTTATTTGTGTATGACAATGATGAGAGTCAGATCGGATGGGTTCAGTCAGACTGCACCAACCCGCGCAAACAAAGCAAAATTCCGCTCTTCCTCCGAAGAGCATTGCGCAACCAACTTCTGTAA